Proteins co-encoded in one Ciconia boyciana chromosome 14, ASM3463844v1, whole genome shotgun sequence genomic window:
- the ASIP gene encoding agouti-signaling protein — MTMEFFLPRMESRNLFLSLLLCYSLLRAANSHMVIEEKTECDVSRSNKMNLQDVPAISIVDLTKRSQQVSRKEAENKKSSKKKAELKTSQKTRPTPAADCVPNFKTCKPHLNSCCNYCALCKCRIFQTICQCLMLNPKCSLKLGTQ, encoded by the exons ATGACAATGGAATTTTTCCTCCCTAGGATGGAAAGTAGGAACCTCTTCCTAAGCCTATTGCTCTGCTACAGTTTGCTCAGAGCTGCCAATTCTCATATGGTAATTGAAGAGAAGACAGAATGCGACGTGTCAAGGAGCAACAAAATGAATCTCCAAGATGTCCCAGCCATCTCTATAGTAG ATTTAACTAAAAGATCCCAGCAAGTCAgcaggaaagaagcagaaaacaagaaatcttCCAAG aaaaaagctgaactgaaaaCATCTCAAAAAACAAGGCCCACACCAGCTGCTGACTGCGTGCCGAACTTCAAAACCTGCAAACCACACTTGAATTCATGTTGTAACTACTGTGCTTTGTGCAAATGCCGAATTTTTCAGACCATCTGCCAATGTCTAATGTTAAACCCAAAGTGTTCACTCAAACTGGGAACACAATAA